The Cylindrospermopsis curvispora GIHE-G1 genome contains a region encoding:
- a CDS encoding pentapeptide repeat-containing protein translates to MKKFLTLALILTLFLVSSFSLGTSPSYAYSQSDLDRLLATRKCPECDLSGADLSYANLKNTKLSDANLKGANLKGANLSGADLRDADLEDANLRNVNLTNTIR, encoded by the coding sequence ATGAAAAAATTTCTCACATTAGCGCTGATACTGACTTTGTTTCTTGTTTCCTCTTTTAGCCTTGGTACTAGTCCTAGTTATGCTTATAGCCAGTCTGACCTAGACAGACTTTTAGCAACCCGTAAGTGTCCAGAATGTGACCTCTCTGGTGCTGACCTCTCTTATGCTAACCTAAAAAATACTAAGCTTTCTGATGCTAACCTCAAAGGTGCTAACCTCAAAGGTGCTAACCTCTCTGGTGCTGACCTAAGAGATGCTGACCTAGAAGATGCTAACCTCAGAAACGTTAACCTAACAAATACTATCCGGTAA